AAGATCGGGGCGTCTTTCCCGAAGAATGTTTGGCACAAGTAACAATTGGTAATCGTGTACCCAAACCACGTCGCCTTCTTCCGCATTTTTAATAATGGCATCGGCAAACATTTCGTTCACTTTGCAGTACGACTCCCAATACGATTCGTTAAACTCGGTAAACTCGGCAAAGTAGTGAAACAATGGCCAAAGCGTTGCATTACTAAACCCATCGTAGTAATTAGTAATTAGCTCTTCGTTTAAAAAAACTGGCAAACACTGCTCGGTTTCCAGCAAACCGGTAACTTCTTTTTCTTCTTTTTTTGTTTCGGGCATAAGGCCCGGCCAGCCTATCCAAACGCTGTTACTGTCTTTGTGATATGATTTTAAACCTGTGGCTAAACCACCTGCACTGGGAGTTATAGTCATTCCGTCTGCGCTTCTGTTTATCATCACAGGTAGCCTGTTTGAGGCAATTATTAATCTACTCATACTGTATTATTTCTATAGAAATTATTTCTGGTTTACAAATATATTATTATCTGAATAAAGTTCTGTCTAACCTATGTAAATTCATTATTAACAATGAATCTGTTCGCTGTTTGAATTTGCATACTGACTTTTTTTTGTATTTTTGTTCGCATAGAAACTATTTTCAAAAATGAATATAACTTCTTTAACAAAAAAGCAGGTAGCAAAGTCAATTGTTCCCCAGTTGGAAGAACAGGCATACGAGATGTCGTTACAAACCGGGTTACTAAAAAACTATATTCCTTCTTATCCTATTACAACGCAAACGGAGGATAATGGTTTTATTCCTGACATTATAACCACCGAAAAAAATGGAGAAACCAACATTTACGAAATTCAGTTAACCAGTAATATTGATACAGAGAAATGGAATTTTTTCGCGCATTTCACAAAAGAAAGACACGGAAAACTTCACATCATCGTACCCGAGGCCAACCTAAGTGCAGCAGAGAAAGTAATCGTTGAGAACGACATCCGCAACATTAGGCTGATGTATGTTCCAAACTAACTCAACTCGCTGATAGTACTCGATTTATCTCTTTAGTTCATAACATACTCAAAAACAACCTTTGAGTAAAAAAATATGTATGATTTATAATAACAGACAGCAGACAATTGCACACAAAATTGAGACAGAAGCGCAACTTTCGAAATGGAGAGACTGGAGGTGGCAGCTAAGGCACTCCATAAAAACGCTGGAAAAGTTTGAAGAACTATTAGGCGTTAAATTTGATGAGGACGAACGGGAAAAACTAAAAGAAACATTCGACAAATTTCCCTTGTCTATTACGCCTTATTATCTCTCGCTTATTAACAAGAAAGATTTCAAAAACGATCCGGTTTTTAAACAATCGTTTGGCGGAATTGAAGAACTTACTACTTTAAAATCAGAATTGGCAGACCCGCTATCAGAAGACAGCGACAGTCCGGTTGAAGGAATAACCCATCGTTATCCCGACCGCGTATTATTTCATGTGAGCAATATTTGCTCGATGTATTGCCGACACTGCACTCGTAAACGCAAAGTTGGCGATATCGACTATGTTCCATCTAAAGAACAATTGCAAAAGGGGCTCGACTATATTGCCAACACCCCGCATGTACGCGATGTTTTGTTATCGGGAGGCGACCCGTTTATGTTGCCCGACGATAAAATCGACTGGCTTTTGTCGGAAATCACAAAAATACCACATGTCGAGATCGTAAGAATTGGTACACGAATGCCGGTGGTACTTCCCTACCGAATTACCGATAATCTGGTTTCTATTTTAAAGAAATATCAGCCACTTTGGATCAACACACACTTTAATCACCCAAAAGAAATTACGGCTTCATCAAAAGAAGCTTTGGCGAAACTTGCCGACGGCGGATTTCCGTTGGGGAACCAATCGGTTCTTTTAGCCGATGTAAACGACTGCCCACGAATTATGAAATCGCTGCTCCACAAACTTGTGGAAAACCGTGTACGTCCTTATTACCTCTATCAGTGCGACCTTTCTGAAGGATTATCGCATTTCAGAACACCAATTGGTAAAGGGATTGAAATTATGGAAAGCCTTATCGGGCACACTAGTGGTTTTGCCCGCCCAACTTACGTGGTTGATGCACCCGGGGGCGGAGGTAAAATTCCGGTAATGCCCAATTATATTATTTCATGGTCGACCAACAAAGTGGTGTTGCGTAACTACGAAGGAGTAATAACAACCTATAAAGAACCCGATGCATACGAGCCAAAATTATGCGACCGGGACTGTGAGAATTGCAACCTCGACTTACAAATTGAAGAGGGAGCAGAAGAAGATGCAATAGGAATTGAAAAATTATTATCGGATACCGACGATGCGATATCGTTGATACCCGAAGACAACGAACGAATGATAAGAAGGGAAGAAGATGCAGGATAAAATTGAAAAAATAGGCAACGAAAGCATAATTCAACACGGGCAATTAAACGATCGTGTTTACCTGATGAAATTGGGTAGCACGGATAACCCGTCGGAAATTTTGGAGGAGATTAATACGCTCGCAAGAGAAAACAAGTACAGTAAAATAGTTTGTAAAATACCGGTGCACGCCGCCCCGGTATTTCTATCCAACGGTTTTTTAGCCGAGGCACAAATACCATCGTTCTACAACGACAGCATTGCCGCATTTTTTGTTTCGAAGTTTCTAAACTCCGACAGGCTTTTAGATATTGAAACAGAAAAGCTAAACAACCTCAGCCAAATGCTAAAAAAACAGGATTCGATTACGCCCAACGGTCACAACCATTCGGATGTAAAAGTGCGTAAACTGGAAAAAGAAGACTATGAGCAAATTACCGACATATATCGCGAAGTTTTCGTAACTTATCCTTTTCCGATATATAATCCGGGATATGTGCTAAAAACATTTCAGGACGGAACTCAGTATTTCGGAGCTGAATCGAATGGGAAACTGGTAGCTCTGGCATCGGCCGAGGTTGACGAAGAAGGCAAAAATGCCGAAATGACCGACTTTGCCACCCTACCCGACCAGCGTGGTAAAAACCTGTCGGTGCTGTTGTTAAATGCACTCGAAAAATCGATGAAAGAACAGGGAATAACAACCTTGTATACAATGGCCCGGCTAAATTCCATAGGAATGACAAAAACTTTCCTGAAGATGGATTATTGTTATTCGGGAACATTGATAAAGAACACGCACATTGCCGGAAAAATTGAAAGTTTGAACATTTTATATAAACATATCTAATATGAACCTGGGATACCGATGTCATTTTGCTAAAACCTGCCCGCTCTACAAAGGAGAGGAGAAAACAAAGGATATGCCTTTGCTACTTTTTAGAAACGTGTTTTGTAACCGTGGAATGAAAGGATGGAAAAACTGTAGCAGATTCAACGAATTGACTGAGCAGGAAAATCAGAAAGAATAATCAGTTTAAAGAATTTATGAGTAGAAAAACAATTGAAATTCAGGAAATCAGTAACCAATTAGAAAAAGACATTTTAAAACTTTTAGAAGAAAAAGAAGAATGCGTTTACGGCGATATCATCAAAGACCTCAAACTCTCGGCCAGAAAAGGCCAGGAGTTAATTTATTCCCTTATTAATAAGGGTTTTGTAAAACGCATTGATCAATCATCTTACCTTAAACTTAATGTTGATATTAAATAATGGGGTGGATTGATCTCTCTATTTTTTGCGTATACCTGTTGTCAATGCTTGGTGTAGGTGTTTATTTTCTGCGCAAAAACAAAAATACAGACGACTATTTTGTTGGTGGACGTAAACTAAGTAGTATTCACATTGGCTTATCGGTGGTAGCTACCGATGTTGGCGGAGGTTTTTCCATCGGATTGGGCGGATTGGGTTTTACCATGGGATTATCGGGCAGCTGGTTACTGTTTACCGGTTTGCTGGGTGCCTGGCTTAGTGGTGTTCTGCTCATTCCTAAGGTTTCGGGGCTGGCACGCCGAAAAGGATTCCTGTCTTTTCCCCAGTTCCTCGAACATGTTTTCGATAAAAGAGTAGCCCTCATTGCCGGATTAATTTCGGCTATCGGGTACCTGGGCTTTACCAGTTCGCAAATTCTGGCTGGAGCCAAACTGGCATCTTCTACTTTCGATGGGCTTAGCATCGACAACGCCTTGTTAATAATGGGAA
This is a stretch of genomic DNA from uncultured Draconibacterium sp.. It encodes these proteins:
- the ablB gene encoding putative beta-lysine N-acetyltransferase; protein product: MQDKIEKIGNESIIQHGQLNDRVYLMKLGSTDNPSEILEEINTLARENKYSKIVCKIPVHAAPVFLSNGFLAEAQIPSFYNDSIAAFFVSKFLNSDRLLDIETEKLNNLSQMLKKQDSITPNGHNHSDVKVRKLEKEDYEQITDIYREVFVTYPFPIYNPGYVLKTFQDGTQYFGAESNGKLVALASAEVDEEGKNAEMTDFATLPDQRGKNLSVLLLNALEKSMKEQGITTLYTMARLNSIGMTKTFLKMDYCYSGTLIKNTHIAGKIESLNILYKHI
- the ablA gene encoding lysine 2,3-aminomutase, which produces MIYNNRQQTIAHKIETEAQLSKWRDWRWQLRHSIKTLEKFEELLGVKFDEDEREKLKETFDKFPLSITPYYLSLINKKDFKNDPVFKQSFGGIEELTTLKSELADPLSEDSDSPVEGITHRYPDRVLFHVSNICSMYCRHCTRKRKVGDIDYVPSKEQLQKGLDYIANTPHVRDVLLSGGDPFMLPDDKIDWLLSEITKIPHVEIVRIGTRMPVVLPYRITDNLVSILKKYQPLWINTHFNHPKEITASSKEALAKLADGGFPLGNQSVLLADVNDCPRIMKSLLHKLVENRVRPYYLYQCDLSEGLSHFRTPIGKGIEIMESLIGHTSGFARPTYVVDAPGGGGKIPVMPNYIISWSTNKVVLRNYEGVITTYKEPDAYEPKLCDRDCENCNLDLQIEEGAEEDAIGIEKLLSDTDDAISLIPEDNERMIRREEDAG